The following proteins are encoded in a genomic region of Nicotiana sylvestris chromosome 4, ASM39365v2, whole genome shotgun sequence:
- the LOC138890216 gene encoding uncharacterized protein, which produces MVARTWKSISNLHGWKVKTHGFAIRGMTAEVAIALRASSGTSFSLERTQATLSKRKVVEEDSENDEDEDTSLIARPRVRRRIISEDEAVVTPVRASLTEPVRIPSDDETTPRDTNESIQHLFVGGFESGELGLVLDEVPFSSSVLIPSIPPLVSSASLPVLYVPAPLSISAPLPVSAPLPASSPLTPVIFISSTAPPSIAPPPSVQHADDGSSSRSLAMRSVTLEVPANNSLLRKSGGADVWLRPLIGDIEKKKMSSHKELQESRNHLEQQKRSLTSELAVAKASSSQFEKDKERLECCFSEQLSKSNEEIRELKTLLDKKEEYAGELVQNLTQVQTDLKISSDKVHALESSHASLESSLDSHLAEHQVQENFDLDSELAKVLETIERTQQSFDFPSPAIEAPMAKEPVNDEVVAVVVEVEDVAILAPEGEISTTQSMEAETSVTLASLVEPNTSSPAETAPVVASSEVVTVPVTVSESEINIATSDVPTLQ; this is translated from the exons ATGGTGGCAAGAACTTGGAAATCCATTTCCAATTtacatggttggaaagtgaaaactcatg gatttgctattcgaggaatgaCAGCTGAAGTAGCTATTGCCCTTCGAGCCTCTTCTGGTACTTCATTCTCTTTGGAGAGAACTCAAGCTACGCTATCAaagaggaaagttgtagaagaGGATTCTGAgaatgatgaagatgaagacaccTCTTTAATAGCTAGACCAAGAGTTAGGAGACGCATCATTTCCGAGGATGAAGCTGTAGTTACCCCTGTTCGTGCCTCACTTACCGAACCTGTTCGCATCCCTTCTGATGATGAAACCACTCCGAGGGACACCAATGAGTCTATTCAACATCTCTTTGTTGGTGGTTTTGAAAGTGGAGAACTAGGTCTAGttttagatgaagttcctttttcttcctctgtTCTCATTCCTTCTATTCCTCCGTTGGTTTCAAGTGCTTCCTTGCCCGTTCTATATGTTCCTGCTCCCTTATCTATTTCTGCTCCCTTGCCTGTCTCTGCTCCCTTACCTGCTTCGAGTCCTTTGACGCCTGTTATTTTCATTTCTTCTACCGCTCCTCCTTCTATAGCTCCCCCTCCCTCTGTTCAACATGCAGATGATGGTTCCAGTAGCAGAAGCTTGGCTATGAGGAGCGTTACACTTGAAGTTCCTGCTAATAACAGTCTTTTAAGGAAGTCTGGTGGAGCAGATGTctggcttaggcctttgattggagatattgagaagaagaagatgagcagtcaca aagaattgcaagagagtagaaatcacctggagcagcaaaagcgaAGTCTGACTTCTGAGTTAGCAGTTGCCAAAGCTTCTTCAAGTCAATTTGAAAAAGACAAGGAGCGCCTTGAATGTTGCTTTTCAGAACAGTTATCAAAGTCAAATGAAGAAATCAGAGAACTTAAGACACTCTTggacaagaaagaagaatatgcaggagaattaGTGCAGAACTTGACTCAAGTTCAAACTGATTTAAAGATCTCTTCTGACAAAGTACATGCCTTAGAaagttctcatgcctcccttgaatcttcccttgattctcatttagctgaacatcaagt ACAAGAAAACTTTGACTTAGACTCAGAGTTGGCCAAAGTtttagaaaccattgaaagaaccCAAcaatcatttgactttccttctcCGGCAATTGAAGCTCCCATGGCTAAGGAACCTGTAAATGACGAAGTCGTTGCTGTGGTAGTTGAAGTTGAAGATGTTGCAATTCTAGCTCCCGAGGGTGAAATTTCTACGACTCAGTCTATGGAAGCTGAAACTTccgtgactcttgcttccctcgTTGAACCTAACACTTCAAGCCCAGCTGAAACCGCTCCTGTTgttgcttcttcagaagttgtcACCGTGCCTGTGACTGtttctgaaagtgaaattaatattgcaacttctgatgtgccaACCCTTCAGTGA